In Fimbriimonadia bacterium, one genomic interval encodes:
- the aroF gene encoding 3-deoxy-7-phosphoheptulonate synthase, which produces MIVVLGRDATPDQVHRVEAELKTMGYSIHPIYGVEKTVIGAVGAPDRDKEQDADHLRSLGCVEEVMLILRPYKFVSRESRTASTEVDVDGVLVGGERVVVMAGPCTVETREQVLETARAVHGAGATVLRGGAFKPSTSPYGFQGLGEDGLKILAEAKEETGLRIVTEVMDPRNVELVSRYADLLQVGTRNMQNFDLLKEVGQGKKPVLLKRGMSAKLDEWLHAAEYVCVKGNPNVILCERGIRTFEVYTRNTLDLSAVPAAKELSHLPVVVDPSQGTGRWNLVGPMSKAAVAAGADGLLIEVHPHPEQALKDGPQSLKFERFAQLMVEVSAVARAVGRTV; this is translated from the coding sequence ATGATTGTTGTTCTTGGCCGTGATGCCACGCCGGATCAGGTTCACAGGGTAGAGGCGGAACTGAAGACGATGGGTTACAGCATCCACCCGATCTACGGCGTGGAGAAGACCGTGATAGGTGCAGTGGGTGCGCCCGATCGTGACAAGGAGCAGGATGCCGACCACCTACGCTCGTTGGGATGCGTGGAAGAGGTGATGCTGATCCTCCGCCCCTACAAATTCGTTTCCCGTGAAAGCCGCACGGCGAGCACCGAGGTGGACGTGGACGGCGTGCTGGTAGGTGGCGAGAGAGTCGTCGTTATGGCAGGTCCGTGCACCGTCGAGACCCGAGAGCAGGTGCTGGAGACGGCGCGCGCCGTGCACGGAGCGGGAGCGACCGTTCTGCGCGGAGGTGCATTCAAGCCTAGTACCTCGCCCTACGGCTTTCAGGGCTTGGGTGAGGATGGGTTGAAGATCCTGGCTGAGGCTAAGGAGGAGACGGGCCTGCGCATCGTCACCGAGGTGATGGACCCACGGAACGTCGAGCTGGTCAGCCGCTATGCCGACCTGCTTCAGGTGGGCACCCGGAACATGCAGAACTTCGACCTACTGAAAGAAGTCGGGCAGGGTAAGAAGCCGGTGCTGCTAAAGCGCGGCATGTCGGCCAAGCTGGATGAGTGGTTGCACGCCGCGGAGTATGTGTGTGTAAAGGGCAACCCGAATGTCATTCTGTGCGAGCGCGGCATTCGCACCTTCGAGGTGTACACGCGCAACACGCTGGACCTCTCCGCCGTGCCAGCAGCCAAGGAACTTTCCCACCTACCCGTGGTAGTGGACCCGAGCCAGGGAACCGGTCGTTGGAATCTGGTAGGGCCGATGAGCAAGGCTGCGGTGGCTGCGGGCGCCGACGGGCTGCTGATTGAAGTGCATCCTCACCCAGAGCAAGCGCTGAAAGACGGACCCCAGTCGCTGAAGTTCGAGCGGTTCGCGCAGTTGATGGTCGAGGTGTCGGCGGTCGCCCGCGCCGTCGGCCGGACAGTGTGA